aaacgaaaaaaaaaacacgcatGCGCGcgcaaagaacaaagaaaacacagacggagagaacaaaagaaaaacGCTCACGCGCACCGACACACGCGGCCTGTCTGAACCCAtcaatccctctctcactcagtaAATAATCTGTCCCTCATCCCTTTCCTCCGTTTCTTCCCTTTCATCCTggcattccctccctctctccgtctctgcagGGAGGGCCTCCAGGAAATCGTGGTGGTGGTCAAGTCCCTGGGCATGGGCTTCCATCTGCCTGTGGACGGCATACGCTCTCTCTCgctggtgagtgagtgtgtgtgtgtgtcccccctcaCCAGGCAtgtccgcacacacacaagcccgcTTTCAAAGCAAGCGCTGGGAGCCGTGTGCATGTATCTGAAACATTAGCaggtccgtccgtccgtcatctgccgcttgtccggggatcgggtcgcgggggcagcgacctaagcagggaggcccagacttccctccccccggccacttccgccagctcttcctgggggaccccgaggcgttcccaggccagccgagagacatagtccctccagacCCAGGACACGCAAACATTAGCAGGTCATGGTCATAATCCACGACCTCCCAGCTCAGCTGACCTCTCAAACGGCAGCGATGGCGCACGTTCAACGACAGCAGCAGAACCGTGTTTTGGGCCAAGGTCCGActatttatttgtcttttttttttcggAACCGTCCGAGACCCGAGGTCCCCGACAGCGCTCTGATGGATTTCGACCACCTTTTTttgctcctctccttctctgacgGCGGTTACGTTcttgttgcccccccccccctcccttcccctccaaaCCTTTCAGACGGGCGTGCAGAAGCTCCACCACGACAACGCTGACATCGTCGCCACTGCGAAGCGCTGCGGGTTCGAGGTCATCGACACCTTTGGCATCACGGCGGGCCGCTACAAAGAGTTCCTGCAGGGCCGCTGCGCCTGTCATTTCCATGaggtaactcccccccccccccccaatacacacCTTATCTAACTGAGTCCCAGTTAGACTCTAATATTCCAGTGTGATTCCATCTGCCCCGTCCGTTCCCCCTCAACTTCAAACCATGACCAGGTATTTTCATGTACTGTAGCATGCCGGCTAATTTGACGCAAAGTGCTGACTGCTGAAAGCCTGCCCATCCACGGAGTAGTCAGCCAGACCCCTGAAAGGAATGTCCCTCTGTGACCACCATCCTTTCAGTTATAACCTCGTTAAGGATGCATCCTATTTCTGGAAACGTGCGCTCCACCACCTTTACTAGCAGGGCCCTTGTACTGAGCTTTTAGACGCGGCAGATCACGAAGCAGCAAAGCAGAGAGGAATGGGTCTCTTGTTGTCTTCCTGATTGAGCGACATCCACCCCTccccaacaacacacacacacacacacactctcagcatCCTGTGAAAGAGCAAACCTCCCCTACCGCCCACCGCACACCGCCCCACCCTTCTTCTGCGAGTCCCAGAATATGTTGAAAAAGGACCcccttgcacccccccccccccacacacacacacaccctcaacttCCTGTGAAAGAGCAGCCTCCTTGTTTTTTATTCAGCTATAAAATTGGCCCCGGCATGGGTTAATGAGTAATTAGCAATTAGGCTGCCTTTTATTGGACCGTAAAGCGCACGTTGGTAGCAGCTGGGCCCGAGGACTTGTGTGTGAAGTGGCTTTTGGAGTTTTTGACTGTGCATGTGTTCGCATggttttgtgtgaatgtgtgtgtccgcATGCGCTCGcgctcgcgtgtgtgtgtgtgtgtgtgaaatgagtGCGGCCTCTGCCTCGTTCCTCTCCCATCCCAGGTCACATGGCTTTTAAATGACAACAGGAGGTGGCACAGAGAAGCCAGGAGACAGAATGTGcaacaaataaaataatgcCTAACTGGAGCTCTGAGGAACGTCCAAAACTGTCAATGATTGACGCCGCCACGTAACCCATTGTGAAGGGAGGCTTGTTGGATAGGGATTAGATTCATGTGGTGTGGTTTCCTCAATGGGTTTCCGCTTTAaagcctagcctagcccaggGCTGTTAACTGCAATCCCCAGTCTGACTGGTGTGGAGGTACATGTGAGGAGATGGGTGTAGTGTCGATGTGTGTAGCAGTGTGCagatgtgtgtagatgtgtgcagCAGTGGCTCCATGTATATAGATGTCTGCAGCAGTAGAGGTGACATCGTGCTTCTGTCCAATGATCCAAGGTGGAGAAGCTCTCGTTCTCCCAGGATCCCCAGCACCGCAAGATGAAGATCCTCCGACTTGCCACCGACAGCGGAACTGTGACAAGTGGAACCGTAACCAGCGGAAGCGTAACCAGTGGAACCAGTGGAACCAGTGGAACCGGGCTCAGCGAGCATCCTAACctgcaggaccaggaccagtggGCGGGGTCGAACTCCTTGTCCTATCACGTGCGAGGGGAGGTGAACCAGGTGTACTCTGAGATTCTGCTGAGCAGACTGTGCCCTAGAGACAGAGGGAACTAGAAACCCtggcacacgtgtgtgtgtgtgtgtgtgtgtgtgtgtgtgtgtgtttgtgtgtgtgtgtgtgtgtgtgtgtgtgtgtgtgcgtgcatgtgtgtgcgtgcgtgtgtgtgtgcgtgcgtgcgtgcatgtgtgtgcgcgtgcacgtgAGCCTTTGCGTACATATTCATACACATACGAGCTCATTTTCAAAGACTACAAGTTCCTTCCGTCCAGGAAGTGTCTGTGTAACAGGAGAGCTGACTGGTCAGTCACAAGACGGAACCATCGCCCTCTGCCACATACACCAACTCTGATTGGCCCACGGGGGCAGAGGTCCTGTCATGTGCCCTCCACGTACAGGTGGGAAGGATTGAACAGCTGGCTGGAGCGATGGATGGCAGACACACTGCCAACAGATGAGTGTAGCGACTGGAACGGAACAGGGAGAGATTCTTCGGTCTTAAATGAAAACCACCCTCCCTTACCACCTCAAACCGGCGTCGAGAAAAAGAAGTCGCATTGCAGCTCAGCTGAGAGTGAAACAGTTgagagtgcagctgcactcttGTCATGTTGGATTTTTGATGATGTGCTACCTGCTACTTTTGAAGACTTAATACCTCAGTCATCCACTCTGTCTGGATACCACAAATGTATTCTATGCCAAAGATAATGTAGGACAGATTTATTCACGCTCCCTCGCTTGGGCAAAAGGTCTTATGTATGATACAAGTATAtatttctctctatttttctaCAGATGTTTATCCGTGCCTATTTCATTGTAATGTTTACATGTTCATGAAGAACTTGTGGAATGTTATAAACTGTATTTATATGGCTCTCTGCAAAGATCCCTGGATCAATTACACCAAGCTTGATGAATTGTTATttttagtcacacacacacatagtggaAAAAATCTTCAGAGCCCTGTTCTGGAAGAATATGATAACAAGATATGATATTCAATGTTCGTGAACTGAATTCGTCATTCTCAAAGAAGGCTTAAAACTGGATTGCGTTTGCTTCAGATTTTGAAGAATGATGCATAACTTTTACTATCGATAAACTTTTTCTCTGTGAATTGCATAATTTCTTTAACAcctgttttatttgttttggtGTTATTCCATTTGACTATCCAATATACAAATCCATGTACTCtcacataaaaaaatatatattttcttaatTTATTTTTCGATTCCTTTAATCATGTTGTTTGATAAAAAATATGTGTACAAACATAAGGTTGGAAGAGTAACTGTAACCTACTAATGTTTCTCCCTCAACTCTCAGTTAGGAATGTATTTTTCCCCGCAGTATGCAAGTTGACTTTTCATGAATGAAACTGGACACCACTATTTTGCTGATAGTAGATCAGTGCGCATATAAGTCAATTGTTTTATTACATTACGTTTCgcaatgtaggcctactgctttgaAACGAAAATGAGAAGCAATATATATTTTCACATGAAAAGGAAGTGTAGCATGTACTTTTGCAGACAAGTAATTTGCTCAACTTTGTCCAGTGTACAGTTGGCATATACTTTTTAAATTACAAAATAAGATAAGAACTACAGGCTACCAATTGAGACTTCATgtaacattacacttgaacttAGTTTTGAATCCAAAGGACATGGCAACCATGTCTAGTTATCTACAAGCTTTTACTATTGAATTATTCCGTTACATTTATCAGTtatattttaaaacattatttgtTGATTATTGACCCAGTAGATATTTCTGTTCAAAGTGACATGTAACTTAAGGTCTGCGTATTACCGTGACTGGTCTATAGTTCATATAACTTAACTGATCAAAGCAGCCCTTCAAGGCTACATTGTACAGTTTTATGTGATTCCACAGCGTGCGTAAAGCTGCTTTGACGAGCCAATAAATATTGTAAAGCTATTTGAAAAGGCGGTTTTAATTTTACGTGATGACTACAGATGGCTATTCGGGCCTGTTTTTGTAAAGCTGACGTTAAAGGTCTTGAAAAAGTGTTCTATACTTGTTGTTCCTTCTCGGGGAATTTTAAAGGCCTATGGCGTTTGTGACATTTCTGCGGGCCGATCAAGGTAACCCTCACCTTGCCTACCCTTGCCGCATTCAGTTCGGTAAAAGACATTCTCCACACTCACAGCCTGCCTTGTAGCTAGCCTTGTCTACAGAGCACAAACTCGATGGTATTTTTTTTATCGTTAAGGGGGAAAATTATTTGGAATTATGTGAATAATTTGTGCAAAGAAATGCTATTATAGGTTTAATATGTTTTGGTTTTTGCCTAAGAGCTGGccatttttattatttatttattctattGAATCAATGTCTCTCAAAAACCAAAACGTTAATTGATAAGAAGCTTGGATTAAAGTcacatcaaatgtatttgtatctgACAACATTCGTGAGAAAGCCTATGAGAGCAAAATCGGTGAAAGATAAAGGCCTAAAACATCTTCTAAGAAAGCACCAATGATCATGTCTTGGCTTGCGTCCTGAGATGGATACAGTTTCAAAGAGATCCTTCCATGAGAAGTGTTCTCACTTTGTTCCTGCCGCACTTCCCCGCATGCCAACCATTTAGCAGAGTTCCTGTCGCTCACACTGCGTCTTTTTCAgcttcgtttttttttctaagAGCCCCTGTCCAATTAGCGTATAGGATAGCCGCGTCTGCTGAATATAAATCTATAGAAGCGCCAATCGGAGCTGGGGAACGCACCACACCGTGACCAGATAG
This DNA window, taken from Hypomesus transpacificus isolate Combined female unplaced genomic scaffold, fHypTra1 scaffold_337, whole genome shotgun sequence, encodes the following:
- the cped1 gene encoding cadherin-like and PC-esterase domain-containing protein 1 codes for the protein MNTNHLKIIMEVLEREGLQEIVVVVKSLGMGFHLPVDGIRSLSLTGVQKLHHDNADIVATAKRCGFEVIDTFGITAGRYKEFLQGRCACHFHEVEKLSFSQDPQHRKMKILRLATDSGTVTSGTVTSGSVTSGTSGTSGTGLSEHPNLQDQDQWAGSNSLSYHVRGEVNQVYSEILLSRLCPRDRGN